The Myotis daubentonii chromosome 9, mMyoDau2.1, whole genome shotgun sequence genome has a segment encoding these proteins:
- the KDM4D gene encoding lysine-specific demethylase 4D — MEAIKSKANCAQNPNCNIMIFYPTKEEFNDFDKYIASIESQGAHRAGLAKIIPPKEWKARQTYDDVNDMVIATPLQQVASGRAGVFIQYHKKKRAMTVGEYRLLANSGQYQTPPHLDFEDLERKYWKTRLYDSPIYGADISGSLFDANTKQWNLGHLGTIQDLLEQECGVVIEGVNTPYLYFGMWKTTFAWHTEDMDLYSINYLHFGEPKTWYAVPPEHGQRLERLARDLFPGSSRGCEAFLRHKVALISPTVLKENGVPFSRITQEAGEFMVTFPYGYHAGFNHGFNCAEAINFATPRWIDYGKVASQCSCGEARVSFSMDVFVRILQPERYELWKRGQDQTVVDHVEPTAPGSQELSVWREGRAAWRSALGLRHLQPHQATHTPGSVGTGRGSRGHRRSRALVCQPCLRPSLGRGSASAAQPAAATALCSSKPDPSSQPTSGPSTQDRQPTGTRGRGRGRGRDRGRGRGRGGGGRPREQGTQESIAQAPAKRRRLVGAVRTAPDPKAQPVPEDKPSMDSPALLVPAS, encoded by the coding sequence ATGGAAGCTATAAAGTCTAAGGCTAATTGTGCCCAGAATCCAAATTGTAACATAATGATATTTTATCCAACCAAAGAAGAGTTTAATGATTTCGATAAATATATTGCTTCCATAGAATCCCAAGGTGCTCACCGAGCTGGCCTGGCTAAGATCATTCCACCCAAGGAATGGAAAGCCAGACAGACCTACGATGATGTCAATGACATGGTGATAGCCACTCCCCTCCAGCAGGTGGCGTCTGGGCGAGCAGGTGTGTTCATTCAATACCACAAAAAGAAGAGGGCCATGACAGTGGGCGAGTATCGCCTGTTGGCAAACAGTGGACAGTATCAGACCCCACCACACTTGGACTTTGAGGATCTGGAGCGGAAATACTGGAAAACGCGCCTGTACGACTCGCCCATATATGGCGCTGACATCAGTGGCTCCTTGTTTGATGCCAACACTAAGCAATGGAACCTTGGCCACCTGGGAACCATCCAGGACCTGCTGGAGCAGGAGTGTGGGGTTGTCATCGAAGGCGTCAACACCCCCTACCTGTACTTTGGCATGTGGAAGACCACCTTCGCTTGGCACACGGAGGACATGGACCTTTACAGCATCAACTACCTGCACTTCGGGGAGCCCAAAACGTGGTACGCGGTGCCCCCAGAGCACGGCCAGCGCCTGGAGCGCCTGGCCAGGGACCTTTTCCCGGGCAGCTCCCGGGGCTGCGAGGCCTTCCTGCGGCACAAGGTGGCCCTCATCTCGCCCACTGTCCTCAAGGAGAACGGGGTCCCGTTCAGTCGCATCACTCAGGAGGCTGGAGAGTTCATGGTGACCTTTCCCTATGGCTACCACGCTGGCTTCAACCATGGCTTCAACTGTGCGGAGGCCATCAACTTTGCCACCCCGCGATGGATCGACTATGGCAAAGTGGCCTCTCAGTGCAGCTGCGGGGAGGCCCGGGTGAGCTTTTCCATGGATGTGTTCGTGCGCATCCTGCAGCCCGAGCGCTATGAGCTGTGGAAACGCGGGCAGGACCAGACCGTTGTGGACCACGTGGAGCCCACGGCGCCGGGAAGCCAGGAGCTGAGCgtctggagggagggcagggcggcCTGGAGATCTGCGCTGGGCCTGAGGCACCTCCAGCCCCATCAGGCCACACACACCCCTGGATCAGTGGGCACGGGTCGTGGGTCCCGCGGCCACCGTCGAAGCCGGGCCCTTGTGTGCCAGCCATGCCTGCGCCCCTCGCTAGGCCGGGGTTCTGCCTCTGCTGCCCAGCCCGCGGCTGCCACGGCGCTCTGCTCCTCAAAGCCCGACCCATCCTCACAGCCAACCTCGGGCCCATCTACCCAGGATCGCCAGCCAACTGGCACACGTGGTCGCGGTCGCGGTCGTGGTCGCGATCGGGGTCGCGGTCGGGGTCGCGGTGGTGGTGGTCGTCCTCGGGAACAGGGGACTCAAGAGTCCATTGCTCAGGCCCCGGCTAAGAGGCGCCGCCTTGTGGGCGCAGTGCGCACAGCTCCGGATCCcaaagcccagcctgtgcctgagGACAAACCCTCCATGGACAGCCCAGCACTGCTGGTCCCAGCATCCTAA